In a single window of the Campylobacter fetus subsp. testudinum 03-427 genome:
- the aroG gene encoding 2-dehydro-3-deoxyphosphoheptonate aldolase (DAHP synthetase, class II) (Pfam match to PF01474.12 DAHP_synth_2): MSKWNRDSWRDYNILQQPQYPDKNELKNAEDKLKSLPPLVFAGEVRNLKDELKNVTLGKSFLLQGGDCAESFSNFSANGIRDMFKIMLQMAIVLTFAGGCPVVKVGRVAGQFAKPRSSDFEDIDGVKLPSYRGDIINGFDFTKEARIPDPKRMIDAYYQSASTLNLLRAFSRGGLANLNEVHRWNLGFIKKAELDDKFEKLADELTGALKFMEACGVTTQNTPTLSETKLYTSHEALLLPYEEALTRVDSLTNEWYDCSAHMLWIGERTRGINDAHVHFLSGIKNPIGCKIGPDGKSSDIISLAQKLNPSNEPGRLNIIIRMGANKIEDRLPAILSDVKKEGLNILWSIDPMHGNTIKASSGFKTREFNNVMKEVKSFFEIHKSCGTIAGGVHLEMTGQDVTECVGGAFNVTEDSLGNRYETQCDPRLNADQALELAFLIADLVKKR, encoded by the coding sequence ATGAGTAAGTGGAATAGAGATAGCTGGAGAGATTATAATATTTTACAGCAACCGCAGTATCCAGATAAAAATGAACTAAAAAATGCTGAAGATAAGCTAAAAAGCCTACCGCCGCTCGTTTTTGCTGGAGAGGTTAGAAATTTAAAAGATGAATTAAAAAATGTTACACTAGGGAAAAGCTTTTTATTGCAAGGTGGAGATTGCGCTGAAAGTTTTTCAAATTTTAGTGCAAATGGCATAAGAGATATGTTTAAGATAATGCTTCAAATGGCGATAGTATTGACATTTGCAGGAGGCTGTCCGGTAGTTAAAGTAGGTCGCGTTGCAGGTCAGTTTGCTAAGCCTAGAAGTAGTGATTTTGAAGATATCGACGGAGTTAAGCTTCCAAGTTATAGAGGCGACATTATAAACGGGTTTGATTTTACAAAAGAGGCTAGAATTCCAGATCCAAAAAGAATGATAGACGCTTATTACCAAAGTGCTTCTACGCTGAATTTATTAAGAGCGTTTTCACGTGGTGGGCTTGCAAATTTAAATGAAGTTCATAGATGGAATCTTGGATTTATAAAGAAAGCAGAACTTGATGATAAGTTTGAAAAACTAGCAGACGAACTTACTGGAGCACTTAAATTTATGGAAGCTTGCGGTGTTACGACTCAAAATACTCCTACGCTTAGCGAAACAAAACTATATACGTCTCACGAGGCGTTACTTCTACCTTATGAAGAGGCTTTAACTAGAGTAGATAGCCTTACAAATGAGTGGTACGACTGCTCAGCTCATATGCTTTGGATAGGCGAAAGAACACGCGGAATCAATGACGCACACGTGCATTTCCTAAGTGGTATAAAAAATCCGATAGGATGCAAAATAGGACCTGATGGCAAGTCGAGCGATATAATATCTTTAGCCCAAAAGTTAAATCCAAGTAATGAACCAGGACGCTTAAATATCATCATTAGAATGGGTGCAAATAAGATAGAAGATAGACTTCCTGCCATATTAAGCGATGTGAAAAAAGAAGGACTTAATATCCTTTGGAGCATAGATCCTATGCACGGAAATACTATAAAAGCTAGCAGTGGATTTAAAACACGTGAGTTTAATAATGTTATGAAAGAAGTTAAGAGTTTCTTTGAAATTCATAAATCGTGTGGTACGATAGCTGGTGGAGTGCATCTTGAAATGACTGGACAAGATGTAACAGAGTGCGTTGGAGGTGCGTTTAACGTTACTGAAGACTCATTGGGAAATAGATATGAAACTCAGTGTGATCCAAGGCTAAATGCAGATCAAGCCTTAGAGCTTGCATTTTTGATCGCTGATTTAGTTAAAAAGCGTTAA
- the proA gene encoding glutamate-5-semialdehyde dehydrogenase (Pfam match to PF00171.18 Aldedh), with protein sequence MEKLLNNLKNSSKSLSIITQTQRENLIINISNEIMNAKDEILSANKLDLDLAQDLSSALKDRLKLTSKSIENLCDSIKNIANLKEVIGVIKDGWQTKSGLKIEKITVPLGNIATIYESRPNVTAEVAALCIKSANGCALKGGKEARNTNLAIIKAIHKALQKCDLDKNCVVYLDIDRSEVEKLIKMDKYLDLIVPRGGENLVKFVSQNATIPVLKHDKGLCHIYVDEFADLDKALNICVNAKCSRPGVCNAAETILVHEAVANEFIPNLKKSLDQFNVIIFGCKKIAKIIDCELANEQNYSTEYLDFKLNLKIVKNLEESLEHISEFSSGHSEAVISENYSICEMFLNLVNSACVYANASTRFSDGGEFGFGAEIGISTNKLHARGPVGLNELTTYKYIIRANGQIR encoded by the coding sequence ATGGAAAAATTACTAAATAATTTAAAAAACTCATCAAAGTCACTGTCTATTATAACTCAAACTCAAAGAGAAAATTTGATTATTAACATTTCAAACGAAATTATGAATGCCAAAGATGAAATTTTATCTGCAAATAAACTTGACTTGGATCTTGCTCAAGATCTAAGTAGTGCGTTAAAAGATAGATTAAAATTAACTAGTAAAAGCATAGAAAATCTATGTGATTCCATAAAAAACATAGCAAATTTAAAAGAGGTTATAGGTGTAATAAAAGATGGTTGGCAGACAAAATCTGGATTAAAAATAGAAAAAATCACCGTTCCACTTGGCAATATAGCTACGATTTACGAGTCTCGCCCAAATGTTACGGCTGAAGTAGCCGCACTTTGCATAAAAAGTGCAAATGGGTGCGCTCTAAAAGGCGGAAAAGAAGCTAGAAATACGAACTTAGCTATAATAAAAGCCATACACAAAGCTTTACAAAAATGCGATTTGGATAAAAACTGCGTTGTTTATCTAGATATCGACAGAAGCGAGGTTGAAAAGCTTATAAAAATGGATAAATATCTAGATCTCATAGTACCTAGAGGTGGTGAAAACTTAGTTAAATTTGTAAGCCAAAATGCGACAATCCCTGTTCTAAAACACGATAAAGGGCTGTGTCATATCTATGTTGATGAGTTTGCAGACCTTGATAAAGCATTAAATATCTGCGTAAATGCGAAATGCTCAAGACCAGGAGTATGCAACGCTGCTGAAACTATTTTGGTTCATGAAGCAGTAGCCAATGAGTTTATACCGAATTTAAAAAAGTCGCTAGATCAGTTTAATGTTATCATTTTTGGTTGCAAAAAAATAGCAAAAATCATAGACTGCGAGTTGGCAAATGAGCAAAACTACTCTACTGAATACCTTGATTTTAAACTAAATTTAAAAATAGTAAAAAATTTAGAAGAATCACTAGAGCATATAAGCGAATTTAGCTCAGGTCACTCTGAAGCAGTAATTAGCGAAAACTACAGTATTTGTGAGATGTTTTTAAATTTAGTAAATAGTGCTTGTGTTTATGCAAACGCATCTACTCGTTTTAGTGATGGCGGCGAGTTTGGATTTGGTGCAGAGATCGGTATAAGCACAAATAAACTTCACGCAAGAGGTCCAGTTGGACTAAATGAACTCACTACTTATAAATACATAATCCGCGCAAACGGGCAGATAAGATAA
- a CDS encoding NADPH oxidoreductase, putative flavodoxin quinone reductase FqrB (Pfam match to PF07992.10 Pyr_redox_2): MENIYDVVVIGGGPFGIATVVEAKYNGFKNVLLLEKGDNHSQTIRKFYKDGKRVDKVYKGLDSQTHGNVEFFDGTKESTLNYFDNLLDSGKIDAVFNIEVESVKKDGDIFSIVTSKNTYKSKNVMIGIGRMGKPNKPEYKIPPSLTQIVNFNLNSCNCGENILVIGGGNSAAEYAIELSKCNTVTLCYRKEKFTRLNEINEAQVFEYFNDKKLNLKLGIDVISLDNENGKVKVNFSSNSSEIYDRIIYAIGGSTPVDFLQKCGIELNKDGEPIVDEHLQTNTPRLFVGGDIASKNGGSIVVALNDAHTVIDYIIKSK, encoded by the coding sequence ATGGAAAATATATATGATGTCGTAGTTATAGGAGGCGGACCTTTTGGTATAGCCACTGTTGTTGAAGCCAAATATAATGGCTTTAAGAATGTTCTTTTGCTTGAAAAAGGCGATAATCACTCTCAAACTATACGAAAGTTTTACAAAGATGGTAAGAGGGTTGATAAAGTTTATAAAGGTCTAGATAGTCAGACTCATGGGAATGTCGAGTTTTTTGATGGTACAAAAGAGAGTACTTTGAATTACTTTGATAATCTTCTTGATAGTGGTAAAATAGACGCGGTGTTTAATATCGAAGTTGAAAGTGTAAAAAAAGATGGCGATATATTTAGTATAGTAACATCAAAAAACACCTATAAATCTAAAAATGTGATGATAGGAATAGGAAGAATGGGCAAACCAAACAAACCTGAATATAAAATTCCACCATCACTAACTCAAATAGTAAATTTCAATCTAAATAGCTGTAACTGCGGTGAAAATATACTAGTTATAGGTGGCGGAAACTCTGCAGCTGAGTACGCTATAGAGCTTAGTAAATGCAACACCGTAACGCTTTGTTATAGAAAAGAGAAATTTACTAGATTAAATGAGATAAATGAAGCACAAGTTTTTGAGTATTTTAATGATAAAAAACTAAACTTAAAGCTCGGAATAGACGTTATCAGTTTAGATAATGAAAATGGCAAGGTTAAAGTCAATTTTAGTAGTAATTCTAGTGAAATTTACGATAGAATTATATATGCTATAGGTGGTTCTACTCCAGTTGATTTCTTGCAAAAATGCGGTATAGAACTAAATAAAGATGGAGAGCCGATCGTAGATGAACATCTTCAAACAAATACCCCAAGACTATTTGTAGGAGGAGATATAGCTAGTAAAAATGGTGGAAGTATCGTAGTAGCGTTAAATGATGCTCATACTGTGATTGATTATATTATAAAATCAAAATAA
- a CDS encoding tRNA m6A37 methyltransferase TrmN6 (Pfam match to PF05175.10 MTS) produces MKLFQLKDGYRYNSDSLFLYDFISKNKIFGNLLDVGCGCGILGLLLKRDFVNLNLSSIDIQEINSTITQLNADVNSLVATVICDDFSKFKSEMKFDFIVSNPPFYSDQITKSQKEHINISRYSSSLDPLSFFKCVNANLKPQGTLYFCYDARRVGEILPILSSFKLKLTKLRFVHSKVSESSKLVLFEAKKSSKSMCEIYPPLIVFDGNEFSDEAKEIFKKSDTKSEIYEC; encoded by the coding sequence ATGAAACTATTTCAGCTAAAAGATGGATATCGCTATAATAGCGATAGTCTGTTTTTATACGATTTTATATCCAAAAATAAGATTTTTGGAAATCTGCTTGATGTGGGTTGTGGTTGCGGAATTTTAGGACTACTTTTAAAAAGAGATTTTGTAAATTTAAATCTTAGTTCCATAGATATTCAAGAGATAAACTCTACCATAACGCAGCTAAACGCAGATGTTAATAGCCTTGTTGCAACTGTTATTTGCGATGATTTTTCTAAATTTAAAAGCGAGATGAAATTTGATTTTATAGTTTCAAATCCACCATTTTATAGTGATCAAATCACAAAAAGCCAAAAAGAGCATATAAACATTAGCAGATATAGTTCTAGCCTTGATCCGCTAAGTTTTTTTAAGTGCGTAAATGCAAATTTAAAACCGCAAGGAACCTTGTATTTTTGCTATGATGCTAGAAGAGTTGGGGAAATTTTGCCTATTTTAAGTAGTTTTAAACTTAAGCTAACAAAGCTTAGATTTGTGCATTCAAAGGTAAGTGAAAGTTCAAAATTGGTTCTGTTTGAAGCAAAGAAAAGTTCAAAATCTATGTGCGAAATTTATCCTCCTCTTATAGTTTTTGATGGAAATGAGTTTAGCGATGAAGCTAAAGAGATATTTAAAAAATCTGATACAAAAAGTGAGATTTACGAGTGTTAA
- a CDS encoding putative protein, predicted Fe-S cluster-containing protein (Pfam match to PF03692.11 CxxCxxCC), which produces MLKKPGFDYCFDSSKCEVCGARCCTGDSGYIWINEAEMESLSSHLKLSLSEFKKLFTYRVGVRFSLKEKEYNGAYACLFFDENNKNCSVYEFRPKQCRTFPFWDYFKKHFNELEKECIGVERL; this is translated from the coding sequence GTGTTAAAAAAGCCCGGTTTTGACTACTGCTTTGATAGCTCAAAGTGCGAAGTATGCGGTGCTAGATGCTGCACTGGAGATAGCGGATATATCTGGATAAATGAGGCTGAGATGGAGTCTCTTAGCTCACATTTAAAGCTTAGTTTGTCTGAGTTTAAAAAACTTTTTACGTACCGCGTGGGAGTTAGATTTAGTTTAAAGGAAAAAGAGTATAATGGCGCGTATGCTTGCTTATTTTTCGATGAAAATAACAAAAATTGTAGTGTTTATGAATTTAGACCAAAACAGTGCAGGACGTTTCCGTTTTGGGATTATTTTAAAAAGCATTTTAATGAATTGGAGAAAGAATGTATTGGTGTAGAGCGGCTCTGA
- a CDS encoding putative tetratricopeptide repeat lipoprotein has protein sequence MYWCRAALIFTLFLAGCADKQSVGAKKNETFFKYSDINTTMDLESMKGFYLLGDAKSKDALEVFYTLYKTTKKPIFLKESLKIAFVIKDERLDELITDARSVLNGDYDAIRIEIGYYILKSQIKEAKELALNLIQKESGNSINHSILATIYLFNDEPIRALKEFKKAYEIDDSEENLLKLVDMLDNKLDRTNEAIRYLNNWIEENGCSKPVCFTLLNIYSAKGELDLMTEMYIKLYEAYEESDFLNRALEILLYKKDVVTAKELLEKYGFNEPILMGIYAELKEFQKAYDVAQDLYSRSQNPEYMARMAIYKYEQSSKNISKFELDMVVKLFEGSVYALNSPLYFNYYGYLLIDYGIDVKKGLDIVKKAYILDPNSPYIIDSIAWGYFKLGECKEAKMWMDKIQSDTKFMKEDEAKAHKTAIDKCFNKGTK, from the coding sequence ATGTATTGGTGTAGAGCGGCTCTGATTTTTACTCTATTTTTAGCTGGTTGTGCAGATAAACAGAGTGTTGGCGCAAAGAAAAATGAAACTTTTTTTAAGTATTCTGATATAAATACAACTATGGATTTAGAATCTATGAAAGGGTTTTATCTGCTTGGAGATGCAAAATCAAAAGATGCATTAGAAGTATTTTATACGCTTTACAAGACGACTAAAAAACCTATTTTTTTAAAAGAGTCTCTTAAAATAGCTTTTGTGATAAAAGATGAGAGATTAGACGAGCTTATAACAGATGCTAGGTCGGTTTTAAATGGTGATTATGACGCTATAAGAATTGAAATAGGATATTATATTTTAAAATCGCAGATCAAAGAGGCTAAAGAGCTTGCTTTAAATTTAATACAAAAAGAGAGTGGCAATAGCATCAACCACTCGATTTTAGCAACTATTTATCTTTTTAACGATGAGCCTATAAGAGCTTTAAAAGAGTTTAAAAAAGCTTATGAGATTGATGATAGTGAAGAAAATTTATTAAAGCTTGTAGATATGCTTGATAATAAGCTAGATAGAACTAACGAAGCTATAAGATATCTTAATAATTGGATAGAGGAGAACGGCTGTTCTAAGCCTGTATGCTTTACATTGTTAAATATTTACTCTGCTAAAGGCGAACTTGATTTGATGACTGAAATGTATATAAAACTGTATGAAGCCTATGAAGAGAGTGATTTTTTAAATAGAGCTTTAGAAATTCTGCTTTATAAAAAAGACGTTGTAACAGCTAAAGAGCTTTTAGAAAAGTATGGTTTTAATGAGCCTATTTTGATGGGGATATATGCCGAGTTAAAAGAGTTTCAAAAAGCTTATGATGTTGCTCAAGATCTATATAGCAGATCGCAAAATCCAGAATATATGGCAAGAATGGCTATATATAAATACGAACAGAGTTCTAAAAATATTAGTAAATTTGAATTAGATATGGTGGTTAAGTTATTTGAAGGTTCTGTTTATGCTTTAAATAGCCCTCTTTACTTTAACTATTATGGTTATTTGTTGATTGATTATGGTATAGATGTGAAAAAAGGGCTTGATATCGTTAAAAAAGCTTATATTTTAGATCCAAATTCGCCTTATATTATAGATTCAATTGCGTGGGGATATTTTAAGCTTGGTGAGTGCAAAGAGGCTAAAATGTGGATGGATAAGATACAAAGCGACACTAAATTTATGAAAGAAGACGAGGCAAAAGCCCACAAAACTGCTATTGATAAATGTTTTAATAAAGGAACAAAGTGA
- the trpC gene encoding indole-3-glycerol phosphate synthase (Pfam match to PF00218.17 IGPS), giving the protein MILDEIISKTKINLENIKEKLPLCKLENALTSSYVPRDVKQVLKQKNSINIIAEIKKASPSKGVIREDFDPLEIAFEYEKAGVSAFSILTEPFYFQGSLEYMALVRRYTNTPILRKDFIVDIYQIAEARLYGADFILLIAKALDKFYLKTLFEYAKSLNLEVLMEIHDEIDLEKALFVDADIIGINHRNLQTFDMDMELCVKLMPLIPGGKIIVAESGLYSNSDLVNLKKQGADAFLIGEHFMRQKSIYNAVKDMKGE; this is encoded by the coding sequence GTGATACTTGATGAGATAATATCAAAAACAAAGATAAATTTAGAAAATATAAAAGAAAAACTGCCTTTATGCAAACTAGAAAATGCGCTTACAAGCTCATATGTGCCAAGAGACGTAAAGCAGGTTTTAAAGCAAAAAAATAGTATAAACATAATAGCCGAAATAAAAAAAGCAAGCCCGAGTAAAGGCGTGATAAGAGAAGATTTTGATCCTTTAGAAATAGCTTTTGAGTATGAAAAAGCAGGTGTTAGTGCATTTTCTATCTTGACCGAGCCTTTTTATTTTCAAGGAAGTTTGGAGTATATGGCGCTAGTTAGAAGATATACCAATACTCCTATTTTAAGGAAGGATTTTATAGTAGATATCTATCAAATAGCCGAAGCTAGACTGTATGGGGCGGATTTTATACTTCTTATAGCAAAAGCGCTCGATAAGTTTTATCTAAAAACTCTTTTTGAGTATGCGAAAAGCTTAAATTTGGAAGTTTTGATGGAGATTCACGATGAGATTGATCTTGAAAAAGCGTTGTTTGTAGATGCTGATATTATAGGTATAAATCACAGAAATCTACAAACTTTTGATATGGATATGGAGCTTTGTGTAAAGCTTATGCCACTCATCCCAGGCGGTAAGATTATCGTTGCGGAGAGTGGATTATATAGCAATTCAGATCTAGTAAATTTAAAAAAACAAGGTGCCGATGCGTTTTTAATAGGCGAACATTTTATGCGTCAAAAAAGTATTTATAATGCGGTAAAAGATATGAAAGGTGAGTAA
- a CDS encoding HIT family hydrolase, FHIT branch (Pfam match to PF01230.19 HIT) → MKHEFSPWRAEYFKTRKDGVMEHNCVFCDIAQNSQNDEENFVLFRAKNCFAVMNRYPYTLGEFMIIPYIHTDNIENLDKNIWFEMSDLVQLGVGVLKESLNANGVNIGMNLGSAAGAGIAEHIHYHVVPRWSRDTNFITTIAYTRVHGVPFLDQYHALKQAFQKVLK, encoded by the coding sequence ATGAAACATGAGTTTTCTCCTTGGAGGGCTGAGTATTTTAAAACTAGAAAAGATGGCGTAATGGAGCATAATTGTGTTTTTTGTGATATTGCCCAAAATAGTCAAAACGATGAAGAGAACTTTGTGCTTTTTAGGGCTAAAAATTGTTTCGCTGTTATGAACAGATATCCATATACTTTGGGTGAATTTATGATAATACCTTATATTCATACCGATAATATTGAAAATTTAGATAAAAATATCTGGTTTGAGATGAGCGATCTTGTTCAGTTAGGAGTCGGAGTTTTAAAAGAGAGTCTTAATGCAAATGGTGTAAATATAGGTATGAATTTAGGCTCTGCAGCAGGTGCTGGGATCGCTGAGCATATACATTATCACGTAGTTCCTCGCTGGAGCAGAGATACGAATTTTATAACAACCATAGCATATACAAGAGTGCATGGAGTTCCTTTTTTAGACCAATATCACGCGTTAAAGCAGGCTTTCCAAAAGGTTCTTAAGTGA
- a CDS encoding putative protein (DUF328 domain) (Pfam match to PF03883.10 DUF328) — MKILFSPSESKMSGGSMDTPINFSWVFPNLNDKRLEILEIYNGFLKKANKNELQTLFGLKKENELEYYSSDLFSRPLMKAILRYNGVAYEHLNYRNLDESSRKIIDENTIIFSNLYGAILAKDMICDYKLKQGETIGGFRTEVFYKKYFSSVLDDFLDFDILDLRAGFYEKFYSITKPHTTIKFLKNGKVVSHFAKAYRGIVLRYIALNQISSLDEFYNMQIPNLKINKIIKNRLKTEIIVDIIG, encoded by the coding sequence GTGAAAATTTTATTTTCCCCAAGCGAAAGTAAGATGTCTGGTGGATCTATGGATACACCGATAAATTTTTCATGGGTTTTTCCAAATTTGAATGACAAACGTCTGGAAATTTTAGAGATATATAATGGTTTTTTAAAAAAAGCTAACAAAAATGAGTTACAAACTCTGTTTGGTTTGAAAAAAGAAAATGAGCTTGAATATTACTCCAGCGATCTGTTTTCACGTCCTCTTATGAAGGCGATATTGCGTTATAACGGCGTTGCTTATGAGCATTTAAATTATAGAAATTTAGATGAAAGCTCAAGAAAAATAATTGATGAAAATACGATTATTTTTTCAAATTTATATGGTGCGATTTTAGCAAAAGATATGATTTGCGATTATAAATTAAAACAAGGTGAAACCATAGGCGGTTTTCGTACCGAAGTTTTTTATAAGAAGTATTTTAGCAGTGTTTTAGATGATTTTTTGGATTTTGATATTTTGGATCTCAGGGCTGGATTTTATGAGAAGTTTTATAGCATAACCAAGCCTCATACTACTATTAAATTTTTAAAAAACGGTAAGGTTGTAAGCCATTTTGCAAAAGCTTATCGTGGGATTGTGCTTCGTTATATCGCATTAAATCAGATCTCTAGTTTAGATGAATTTTATAATATGCAAATTCCTAATCTCAAGATAAATAAAATTATTAAAAATAGATTAAAAACGGAGATTATTGTCGATATAATCGGCTAA
- a CDS encoding putative membrane protein, translating into MEDIKKFLWIIFLITLAIFVMANIEEMYVQLISFIVLFPFYIWLDYKLNPHKYKKDS; encoded by the coding sequence ATGGAAGATATTAAAAAATTTCTTTGGATTATTTTTTTGATAACTCTAGCTATTTTCGTAATGGCGAATATAGAAGAAATGTACGTACAACTTATATCTTTCATCGTTTTATTCCCTTTTTATATCTGGCTTGATTATAAACTCAATCCCCATAAGTACAAAAAAGACTCTTAG
- the cas6 gene encoding CRISPR/Cas system-associated RAMP protein Cas6, type I-B/HMARI (Pfam match to PF01881.12 Cas_Cas6), with protein MKIYQLKVFLKLNQNVDFINSPEFLSTNLHKAMLGDEALRSIHMQRYLKPYSIGFLYSMKGKKDTFVSGEDMYFYVRSIDESFISKLRICLENSKNLGFNVYLSKFENLDIKQIDRLYTMSPATIVLKEGDKTIPWRRENSDITVLKEALISNLKNKYEYFLDKKIEIKDDIIELIEIKTNRAFAFRYKNGKIYAYRYQIHFSQNRLAQEFANIAMILGVGVKNTLGFGFCMRSNNAV; from the coding sequence GTGAAAATATATCAGCTGAAAGTATTTTTAAAGTTAAATCAAAATGTAGATTTTATAAATAGCCCTGAGTTTTTAAGCACAAATTTACATAAAGCTATGTTGGGGGATGAAGCTCTACGATCTATTCATATGCAAAGATATTTAAAGCCTTATAGCATCGGTTTTTTATACAGTATGAAAGGCAAAAAAGATACTTTTGTGAGTGGTGAAGATATGTATTTTTACGTAAGAAGTATTGATGAGAGTTTTATATCTAAGTTAAGAATTTGTTTAGAAAATTCTAAAAATCTTGGGTTTAATGTATATTTATCTAAATTTGAAAATTTGGATATAAAGCAAATCGATCGTTTATATACTATGAGTCCGGCAACTATCGTGCTTAAAGAAGGCGATAAAACTATACCTTGGAGACGTGAAAATAGCGATATAACAGTGCTTAAAGAAGCTTTGATTTCAAATTTAAAAAACAAATACGAATATTTTTTAGACAAAAAAATTGAGATAAAAGATGATATCATCGAACTTATAGAGATAAAAACAAATAGAGCGTTTGCATTTAGATATAAAAACGGTAAAATTTATGCTTATAGATATCAAATTCACTTTTCCCAAAACAGATTGGCTCAAGAGTTTGCAAATATCGCCATGATACTTGGTGTTGGAGTTAAAAATACATTGGGATTTGGCTTTTGTATGAGGAGTAATAATGCTGTTTGA